TACAGAACGCGCAAACACATTTAAACCAGCAAGGTCCTGTCGGAGTTCGTCCGATTGATCCATTGGTGGATGCGTTGCAGGAAATAGTCCAGGGAGAACGAGTTCACTTGATAAAAGGTCGGATGGCGCTAAGTGCTGGTAGATACAAAGAAGCAGTCATAGCATTCACTGAAGCAGTGAAAGCAAAACCCAAAAGTGTACGCGGACATGTAAATCTAGGAGTCGCCTTGGCACGGATTGGCGACATAGAGGGAGCAATCGAGCAATTTCGTACTGTATTGCAATACGATACCAAAAACCAGAATGCACGTTTCAACCTTGGATTGCAACTCAGCCAAAAAAAAGAATACTTTGAAGCGATCGATCAATTTCAATCTGTACTGAAAGCTAATCCGAAAGACCTCGAAACGATACGCGAATTGGTCAAAGCATTTGTAATAATAGGTCGTGAGGGTAAAGCTTTGGACCTTCTTCATAAAGCAAAGGAATTTGCCCCGGATGATGAACCGATACTGCTCTCTTTATCCAAACTTTTGATTAAACATGGAAGATACAGAGAAGCGCGAGACTTATTGGATCACGCAAACCGGCGCTTTCCGGATCGCGGACTCACAGCTCATGATCTTGCACGGCTTTTGGCTGTTTGCCCGGATACATCACTGCGTAACGGCAGGCGATCGGTTGATCTGGCAGTGCGAATTTACCAGGCTCAAAAATCTTCTACGCATGCTGAAACACTTGCTTTGGCACTAGCTGAAACGGGGCGTTGTGAAGAGGCTGCTTCTTTACAAAAACAATTGATCACGATAGTTGAACAGACTAACAATATTGAATTGGCGAATCGTTTTAGGAATGACCTGGTTCTATACGAGAAGGGGAAACCTTGCAGACCTGCCATACAAGTAGTGAAGTGATTTTAGACAGGATAAACAGGATTATCAGGATAAAAATCCGGTTTATCTTGTTAATCCTGTCAAAAAAAGAAAACTTTTCTTAAAATCTTCTAATGCGCCATAACCAATACCAGTATTTTTCCTTTCCCCTTTTCCAGACCTTCCAAGGCCTTGCCTATGATCGTTCCGTCACACGAATCTATTTCAAAACAACGCATGGCATAACCTGGTTTGCTTGATACAATCAGGAGATCCCCTACACGAATTGGGCCATTCTCTGTTGTGGCTTTTACAGGTACTCTCCCCATCAGGGCTAACATTGGTTGCATTGATTCTCTTGTTTTTGCACGATCCTTTAAACTTTGGTCTGCAGTTTCATTTTTTGCCACTGGCCTGTTTCCAAGCGTAAACCCCGGCTCTGATGTAATAATCCCGGCAACTAAATGGCTTTCACCGCGCGCTTTGCGATAAAACCCGGGTTTGGTTGGATCGAGTTCAACAACGTCGCCAGGTTCCACAGGTTCAGAAACCTTGATGTGTTCTGCAAGATCTGCACCAGATGGTATGAAAGATCCCTGGGCAAATACATTGCCTGTTGAACGTTCTACATGGAATACCAATCCCGATACAGCAACATTACCAATGGTTAATTCAACACCTAAATTGAAATTGTTCAAATTGAGAAAGGTTTGGCCATCCGTCGAGTACAAATGACCAGGAAAGTGACCGCTATCCATCGTTACGTCAGCGCCAATTGCTGGGCCGCTGCCCTCGCCGGGGGGAATACTGAATCCTTCACCCGGCGGCATTTTGATCACAAAAAATATATCATCCAGGTTGTCAACTGTAGTATTAGTCAAGATATCAAGAAAGCCCAGGTTAGGACCTCCGCTTACGTTATTGAACACAACAATTGGATTATTTAAATCGGGATGCCCATTTTCATTAGCCTGGGTAACCAATACAAGGGGCCAAATAGTTTGAGAATCGTTGTTGAAAAAGCTAACCTGCGCAACTATATATGGCGCTTTTATTTCCCCTGGAATTTCATATCGAACAGCGAAATAATCATTCGACCCGCTTGGATTTGATATTGTTAAAATACCTTCAATAGTACCATCATATTTTACTAAAACAACTTCCCCGGAATTTGATAGCGCAGATTTTCTTAATTGGATGCCTTTTGTTTTACTCAACTTGGTAAATATGAATTTTCGGGTCTGTAAATTCGTTGCAGTCGCTTTCTTTTTTTGGGAATTTAACTGGCTTTCCTGTAGGGCTTGAGAATCTGTGATTAATAACAGGCAAAAAATAACAGAATAAAGAAACGTAGAAATTGATTTCATTTGTTGATAAAGCTCCTGCAAAAATCCTATTTCAATATCTTTCTAATAAATATGAAAAGCTGCTTATTCACATTTCTATTTAAAGGATCGACTTAACCTTTGAAATCCACCATATCAATTTTGAAAAAAATTTATTACCCTCTATTGTTGCCTAATTTAAGGCG
This genomic window from candidate division KSB1 bacterium contains:
- a CDS encoding tetratricopeptide repeat protein, which codes for MKTFLMNLLITFLLISGNVSAQLTKIDSSKKVIEPPNSGLVAIPLPQLDRMDKPVIKQIESFQKSLIDLISKGDILDASLADGYGRLGQLYHAYDIIESAESCYLNASRLVPEDYRWIYLLGVLYQKSGQLTKSVDYYKIVRKIQPNYVAAASNLGNVYMQLNLLEEANNEFQAALKLAPDFPSAFYGLGMVALLKQKYSEAVKQFHAALEKVPAANRIHYSLGMAYRGLGDLQNAQTHLNQQGPVGVRPIDPLVDALQEIVQGERVHLIKGRMALSAGRYKEAVIAFTEAVKAKPKSVRGHVNLGVALARIGDIEGAIEQFRTVLQYDTKNQNARFNLGLQLSQKKEYFEAIDQFQSVLKANPKDLETIRELVKAFVIIGREGKALDLLHKAKEFAPDDEPILLSLSKLLIKHGRYREARDLLDHANRRFPDRGLTAHDLARLLAVCPDTSLRNGRRSVDLAVRIYQAQKSSTHAETLALALAETGRCEEAASLQKQLITIVEQTNNIELANRFRNDLVLYEKGKPCRPAIQVVK